In Chroicocephalus ridibundus chromosome 4, bChrRid1.1, whole genome shotgun sequence, one genomic interval encodes:
- the FBXO31 gene encoding F-box only protein 31 isoform X3: MKILPDYEHMEYRDVYTCLLHRYRHILGLWQPDIGPYGGLLNVVVDGLFIIGWMYLPPHDPHVDDPMRFKPLFRIHLMERKCATVECMYGHKGPHNGHIQIVKKDEFSTKCNQTDHHRMSGGRQEEFRTWLREEWGRTLEDIFHEHMQELILMKFIYTSQYDNCLTYRRIYLPPSSPDDLIKPGLFKGTYGSHGLEIVMLSFHGKKAKGTKITGDPNIPAGQQTVEIDLAHPLQLPDIETLRDFSELSRIVLEVQEQVRREEQEEEQRQEEEDRSQQAAAQPAAKPLGGEGAEGEETAAGAEGTTQNKAPASQPFVLPMGVISRNEDYPRTCRICFYGTGLIAGHGFTSPERTPGVFVLFDDDRFGFIWLELKSFSLYSRIKVSFQNAEAPSREAFDEMLKNIQSLAT; this comes from the exons TGCTGCACCGATACCGACACATCCTGGGATTATGGCAGCCGGACATCGGGCCCTATGGGGGACTGCTGAACGTGGTG GTAGACGGTTTGTTCATCATCGGGTGGATGTACTTGCCGCCTCATGATCCTCACGTTGATGATCCCATGAGATTCAAACCTCTCTTCAGGATTCATCTCATGGAGAGGAAATGTGCAACGGTTGAGTGTATGTATGGTCATAAGGGACCTCATAATGGCCATATCCAG ATTGTAAAGAAGGATGAGTTCTCCACGAAATGCAACCAGACAGATCACCATCGGATGTCAGGGGGAAGGCAAGAG GAATTTCGGACATGGCTAAGGGAAGAGTGGGGTCGGACTCTGGAAGACATCTTCCATGAACACATGCAAGAGCTCATCTTGATGAAGTTCATCTACACCAGCCAATATGA CAACTGCTTGACATACCGACGCATCTACCTCCCCCCTAGTAGCCCTGATGACCTTATAAAGCCAGGTCTCTTCAAGGGAACGTATGGGAGCCATGGTCTGGAGATTGTCATGTTGAGCTTCCATGGAAAGAAAGCGAAGGGGACTAAAATCACC GGAGATCCCAACATCCCAGCTGGGCAGCAGACTGTGGAGATTGACTTGGCGCATCCTCTGCAGCTGCCCGACATCGAGACCCTTCGTGATTTCAGTGAGCTCTCTCGCATCGTCCTGGAGGTCCAGGAGCAGGTGCgtcgggaggagcaggaggaggagcagcggcAGGAGGAAGAGGACCGCTCCCAGCAGGCTGCCGCTCAGCCTGCTGCGAAGCCCCTGGGAGGAGAAGGTGCCGAGGGGGAAGAGACTGCAGCTGGGGCGGAGGGGACAACCCAGAACAAGGCACCAGCTTCCCAGCCCTTTGTGCTGCCTATGGGAGTCATATCGAGGAATGAAGACTATCCCCGGACCTGCCGAATTTG TTTTTATGGGACGGGGCTTATTGCTGGCCACGGCTTCACCAGCCCCGAGCGAACACCAGGTGTTTTTGTTCTCTTCGATGACGATCGCTTTGGATTCATCTGGCTGGAGCTGAAGTCCTTCAGTCTCTACAGCCGGATCAAGGTCTCCTTCCAGAACGCCGAAGCGCCTTCCCGTGAGGCttttgatgaaatgctgaagAACATTCAGTCGCTGGCTACTTGA
- the FBXO31 gene encoding F-box only protein 31 isoform X4: protein MYLPPHDPHVDDPMRFKPLFRIHLMERKCATVECMYGHKGPHNGHIQIVKKDEFSTKCNQTDHHRMSGGRQEEFRTWLREEWGRTLEDIFHEHMQELILMKFIYTSQYDNCLTYRRIYLPPSSPDDLIKPGLFKGTYGSHGLEIVMLSFHGKKAKGTKITGDPNIPAGQQTVEIDLAHPLQLPDIETLRDFSELSRIVLEVQEQVRREEQEEEQRQEEEDRSQQAAAQPAAKPLGGEGAEGEETAAGAEGTTQNKAPASQPFVLPMGVISRNEDYPRTCRICFYGTGLIAGHGFTSPERTPGVFVLFDDDRFGFIWLELKSFSLYSRIKVSFQNAEAPSREAFDEMLKNIQSLAT from the exons ATGTACTTGCCGCCTCATGATCCTCACGTTGATGATCCCATGAGATTCAAACCTCTCTTCAGGATTCATCTCATGGAGAGGAAATGTGCAACGGTTGAGTGTATGTATGGTCATAAGGGACCTCATAATGGCCATATCCAG ATTGTAAAGAAGGATGAGTTCTCCACGAAATGCAACCAGACAGATCACCATCGGATGTCAGGGGGAAGGCAAGAG GAATTTCGGACATGGCTAAGGGAAGAGTGGGGTCGGACTCTGGAAGACATCTTCCATGAACACATGCAAGAGCTCATCTTGATGAAGTTCATCTACACCAGCCAATATGA CAACTGCTTGACATACCGACGCATCTACCTCCCCCCTAGTAGCCCTGATGACCTTATAAAGCCAGGTCTCTTCAAGGGAACGTATGGGAGCCATGGTCTGGAGATTGTCATGTTGAGCTTCCATGGAAAGAAAGCGAAGGGGACTAAAATCACC GGAGATCCCAACATCCCAGCTGGGCAGCAGACTGTGGAGATTGACTTGGCGCATCCTCTGCAGCTGCCCGACATCGAGACCCTTCGTGATTTCAGTGAGCTCTCTCGCATCGTCCTGGAGGTCCAGGAGCAGGTGCgtcgggaggagcaggaggaggagcagcggcAGGAGGAAGAGGACCGCTCCCAGCAGGCTGCCGCTCAGCCTGCTGCGAAGCCCCTGGGAGGAGAAGGTGCCGAGGGGGAAGAGACTGCAGCTGGGGCGGAGGGGACAACCCAGAACAAGGCACCAGCTTCCCAGCCCTTTGTGCTGCCTATGGGAGTCATATCGAGGAATGAAGACTATCCCCGGACCTGCCGAATTTG TTTTTATGGGACGGGGCTTATTGCTGGCCACGGCTTCACCAGCCCCGAGCGAACACCAGGTGTTTTTGTTCTCTTCGATGACGATCGCTTTGGATTCATCTGGCTGGAGCTGAAGTCCTTCAGTCTCTACAGCCGGATCAAGGTCTCCTTCCAGAACGCCGAAGCGCCTTCCCGTGAGGCttttgatgaaatgctgaagAACATTCAGTCGCTGGCTACTTGA